The proteins below are encoded in one region of Mauremys reevesii isolate NIE-2019 linkage group 15, ASM1616193v1, whole genome shotgun sequence:
- the LOC120383477 gene encoding histone H1.11R-like encodes MPGSLPLPAAFAAPRAARENPRRKRRKKSTLSQVILRAADVPAAGRGASLAAIKKALEGEGYDVRKNKGRIKTLLRSLLSQGALRRVSGSGASGSFRLQRGSGAAKAEKRRQSWAKTGTAAPEPRDPSGAIKAAAARPKMLSRSPGKIRGTVATRRKQILDDIIKGAFLLE; translated from the coding sequence ATGCCCGGTTCGCTGCCTCTCCCCGCGGCTTTTGCGGCTCCCCGCGCGGCtcgggagaatccccggcgcaaGAGAAGGAAGAAATCGACTCTCAGCCAGGTCATTCTCCGGGCTGCTGATGTCCCCGCCGCCGGCAGAGGCGCCTCTCTCGCCGCCATCAAGAAGGCGCTGGAGGGCGAGGGCTACGACGTGCGGAAGAACAAGGGCCGCATCAAGACGCTGCTCCGTTCTCTCCTGAGCCAAGGGGCTCTGCGTCGGGTCAGCGGCAGCGGCGCCTCGGGCTCTTTCAGGCTCCAGCGGGGAAGCGGCGCCGCCAAAGCTGAAAAGAGGCGCCAGAGCTGGGCGAAGACAGGAACAGCTGCCCCAGAGCCACGTGACCCCAGCGGGGCAATCAAAGCGGCTGCTGCACGGCCCAAGATGCTTAGCAGGAGCCCGGGCAAAATCAGGGGGACGGTGGCAACGCGCAGGAAGCAAATTTTAGACGATATTATTAAGGGCGCCTTCCTTC